From the genome of Oncorhynchus tshawytscha isolate Ot180627B linkage group LG31, Otsh_v2.0, whole genome shotgun sequence, one region includes:
- the LOC112229644 gene encoding transcription factor HIVEP3-like, with amino-acid sequence MEALHSHSCLPTGEQSGVHDQPQPGESALPLPDPQPPKSPSSQNHEPQTQQTRSKQGGPQQQQQQQQQHHGQHHKLPNKRERKRLRHQRQSVDSDTPPAEDGKHAKAEATPTRVARTSSGGTRATPSSSSTSTQSTEAPDTEENQEGTLKQKRERKPGKPGKYVCSYCGRACAKPSVLQKHIRSHTGERPYPCAPCGFSFKTKSNLYKHRKSHTHRVKAGLASGEPSALEEPVPESEDETREPLSAASSNMERQGSVANEKTHEDTERSTEQSSGMDNSYAVKKRLAMRLSRGKRGPLGSSDSISSSMGMGSRGSTESGYFSRSESTEQSQDSPPNVTKSAKSYAEIILGKYGRLGHLQRMSRHQDQQPSGSQGQQEKSIPFTVPKKQVIDHITNLITINEAVVDTSKIDSVKPRRFSLSRRSSTESKVSLSLKESPVVHHSTNNPGDPGFKSSGSITMGVPCEKFHHHQSLHVDSTAGQTSTSMAPLLRSLSMPSAASSTDASSGACPRNFRLSQSFDERSETQSRHIGMLRRQPAIELGAEFNKEEHSLHSSSNTLYNHNMSIVPPDHKQCQPEPYECETCGVGCKNWEGYKAHKRSLCIARLPQESLGTTICQLDRSQLIHYPINRPGVLAMRKRRKEESFESDDPSSPVSIPTLSTLVQGRDERSVACNRNSWSRLEQDWGGTSKGFSVIQHTSSFEKQDTLFTESQGKEEAHIQFPSHEDASQKQLQEHSSKPTPRKLVRQRNVQVPEIFITEDSNTNVIESVQTQSEMASIMPKQTKRTEEFQWPQRSLTLSGVPIEKLPPKKKRIRLAEAAQSSGESMSSFDSISLPRSPSQDSCASHASSRSASFEESTRPGDMETLAGIPLRRSRAPNMLTVPGLHHHKREMRRSASEQAPHDPQQQSVLMAMSEMRSKSFDYSSLSPERSAAGWRDRRKCLLMRHTPVRDPEEEEQPAKPAELKQNPSSCIIAKHTALKVNNPSHCSPSPDPVSPNTLSRQSPGPQHLSSAAGSPLSGVTSCNPVQTLCGEPPSQWKLDQSIQLTGHCFEVLPSQKSVESPDPLQRVAPSPLCSGKPVIISLRPVHTYIHPAQTRPVYPPHPLPTPCPLGIARAHYLPISTGLKLEIPVPTHRHDGHSEFVTHPPQILHPHPNITLSPELLRPSISPAVAVVRLQADTNTLASAIYTTLSQTTTYRSQEPVCSALNSGNRNTLTSEHNSHLVKTLPVSIKRLSETLLPVSQLTLPPGNHLALPLPPGSQLWSEEGCRSSGSGSYKRMLSPSNSVDFSPESKQQQKRVKEEEEESCVGNVIAETSSKEEKVEIPTCLPRVCTPISPEGPSYPTLQSTTSHSWCYLNYVKPNPSTSTDQPSVYSSWSTSEYDSNPPGLSTKTALSLLDCKQRVSYTIYTMSPMSSTPAETTPEPADMKTPCPSEVHATLPGDSHRVETTEQEQSAEDKEPKKEREEEEEKEEKEKEEEAQSTSKCREPPPRIWICEGGYRSSEEYVYVRGRGRGRYVCEECGIRCKKPSMLHKHIRLHTDSRPYVCKHCNFAFKTKGNLTKHMKSKAHGKKCHDGPMTGSSLEEAEEGGSEDCLVWPETGQGEHQHSDVSETEEDDDDNEYDDEDDDGEEESWSHEDPSSTSHLKPPKPPNQNRTTPDRDRTRPSGSSQPSQPQRLNPQEPSLCYLAGSPSKKRALFSRRRHLDCAGHRSPRHCPSPTLSPSPSHRLSSSPAPALSPSPSPSHRLSSSPAPALSPSPSSPVLISSPSPISISISSPVLISSPSPISISISLPVLISSPSCHVSPSLERHPSSLRGLSPIRPKSPSSGSSAPQMQSYSVQEDDELRPPLLSPRTRPSRGGQGGVLSHLPLHSQQLARTANLLIPIGGIHMVQPRTSPLYSLVTSPVAAKDTPTPARMDQSMTAQNTPTPSEMDRSRIRRAGLDEVPLSWPSSLKDHQNSLKEAARPSTSMHTSYQGNRVGEGEAGAKCRQSTPLPDKAVLVPH; translated from the exons ATGGAGGCGTTGCACAGCCATAGCTGCTTGCCGACTGGGGAGCAGTCCGGAGTTCACGACCAGCCTCAGCCAGGAGAGTCTGCTCTGCCTCTCCCAGACCCTCAGCCTCCCAAATCTCCCTCCTCCCAAAACCATGAACCGCAGACACAACAGACTCGCTCCAAACAAGGAGgccctcaacaacaacaacaacaacaacagcaacaccaTGGACAACACCACAAACTGCCTAATAAGCGGGAGCGCAAGCGTCTCAGACATCAGAGGCAAAGCGTTGATTCCGACACCCCTCCAGCAGAGGATGGTAAGCATGCAAAGGCAGAGGCAACACCAACCAGAGTGGCTCGGACCTCGTCTGGCGGGACCAGGGCGACTCCCTCCTCATCATCCACATCCACCCAGTCTACAGAGGCTCCTGACACAGAGGAGAACCAGGAGGGCACCCTAAAGCAGAAACGGGAGCGTAAgcctggaaaacctgggaaataTGTGTGCTCTTACTGTGGCCGTGCCTGTGCCAAGCCCAGCGTCCTGCAGAAACACATCCGCTCCCACACCGGAGAGAGGCCCTACCCTTGTGCTCCCTGCGGATTTTCTTTCAAGACCAAGAGCAACCTCTACAAGCACCGGAAGTCCCATACCCACAGGGTGAAGGCCGGCCTCGCCTCTGGAGAGCCCAGTGCTTTAGAAGAACCGGTTCCAGAGTCAGAAGACGAAACTAGAGAGCCGTTGTCTGCTGCTTCTTCCAACATGGAGAGACAAGGCAGTGTAGCCAATGAGAAGACCCATGAAGACACTGAGAGGTCTACAGAGCAGTCCAGCGGGATGGACAACTCCTACGCCGTCAAGAAGAGGCTGGCCATGCGCTTGAGCCGAGGGAAACGTGGCCCTCTAGGCTCGTCTGACTCGATCAGTTCCTCGATGGGTATGGGGAGTAGAGGCAGCACAGAGTCTGGCTATTTCTCTCGTTCTGAGAGCACTGAGCAGTCACAGGACAGCCCACCCAACGTAACCAAAAGTGCCAAAAGCTATGCAGAGATCATCCTGGGGAAATATGGCCGTCTGGGCCACCTCCAGAGGATGTCCCGGCATCAGGACCAGCAGCCTTCTGGAAGCCAGGGACAGCAGGAGAAGAGCATCCCATTCACAGTGCCCAAGAAGCAGGTCATTGACCACATTACCAACCTCATCACCATCAATGAGGCTGTTGTGGACACAAGTAAGATCGACAGCGTCAAGCCCAGGAGGTTCTCTCTGTCTAGGAGAAGTAGCACAGAGTCTAAGGTTTCTTTATCTCTGAAAGAGTCGCCTGTAGTCCACCACAGCACCAACAACCCTGGAGACCCAGGCTTTAAGAGCAGTGGTTCCATCACTATGGGTGTTCCGTGTGAGAAGTTTCATCATCACCAGTCACTACACGTGGATTCAACGGCAGGCCAGACATCCACTTCCATGGCTCCTCTTCTGAGAAGCCTCTCTATGCCCTCTGCTGCTAGTTCTACTGATGCCTCCTCTGGCGCCTGTCCACGAAACTTCCGCCTTAGCCAATCTTTTGATGAACGGTCTGAAACACAGTCTCGCCACATTGGGATGCTACGACGCCAGCCTGCTATCGAACTAGGTGCTGAATTCAATAAAGAGGAACATAGTTTACACAGTAGCTCCAACACGCTCTATAATCACAATATGTCCATCGTGCCTCCTGACCATAAACAATGTCAACCAGAGCCGTACGAGTGTGAGACCTGTGGCGTTGGATGTAAGAACTGGGAAGGTTATAAGGCACACAAGAGAAGTCTGTGTATAGCACGACTTCCCCAAGAGAGTCTTGGTACAACAATATGCCAGCTGGACCGTTCACAGTTGATACACTATCCGATCAACAGACCAGGGGTTTTGGCAATGCgcaagagaaggaaagaggagagttTTGAATCTGATGAtccatcctctcctgtctccataCCCACCTTGTCCACGTTGGTGCAAGGCAGAGACGAAAGAAGCGTAGCATGCAATAGAAACTCATGGTCACGATTAGAGCAGGATTGGGGAGGGACATCGAAAGGTTTCTCAGTGATTCAACATACTAGTTCATTTGAGAAACAGGACACTTTGTTTACAGAGAGTCAAGGTAAAGAGGAGGCACATATTCAATTCCCATCTCATGAGGATGCATCTCAAAAACAACTGCAGGAACACTCGTCCAAACCAACACCTCGCAAACTGGTGCGCCAACGCAATGTTCAGGTCCCTGAGATATTCATCACTGAGGATTCCAACACCAATGTTATTGAGTCTGTTCAGACACAGTCAGAAATGGCCTCCATAATGCCTAAACAGACCAAGAGGACAGAGGAGTTCCAGTGGCCACAGAGGAGCCTCACCCTGTCTGGGGTCCCCATCGAGAAGCTGCCCCCGAAGAAGAAACGAATTCGTCTTGCCGAGGCCGCCCAGTCTTCAGGGGAGTCCATGTCCAGCTTTGACTCCATCTCCCTGCCTCGCAGCCCCAGCCAGGACAGTTGCGCATCCCACGCATCTAGCCGCTCTGCATCCTTTGAGGAGTCCACCAGACCCGGAGACATGGAGACCCTGGCTGGGATaccattgaggaggtccagggcgCCTAACATGTTGACCGTCCCAGGGCTGCATCATCACAAAAGGGAGATGCGGCGGTCGGCCTCAGAGCAAGCACCTCACGACCCACAGCAGCAGTCTGTCCTGATGGCGATGTCGGAGATGCGGAGCAAGTCCTTTGACTACAGCAGTTTGTCCCCTGAGCGCTCTGCGGCCGGCTGGAGAGACAGACGCAAATGTCTCCTCATGAGACACACTCCGGTCAGGGacccagaggaggaggagcagcctGCCAAACCTGCAGAACTGAAGCAGAACCCCAGTTCCTGCATTATTGCCAAACACACAGCACTAAAGGTGAACAACCCTTCTCACTGCAGCCCCAGTCCTGACCCTGTCAGTCCCAACACCTTATCTAGACAAAGCCCAGGTCCTCAACACCTTAGTTCGGCCGCTGGTTCCCCTCTGTCAGGCGTTACATCCTGTAACCCTGTGCAAACTCTTTGCGGAGAGCCTCCCTCACAATGGAAACTGGATCAAAGTATTCAGTTGACTGGACATTGCTTTGAAGTTCTACCCTCTCAGAAGTCTGTAGAATCTCCTGATCCCCTCCAGAGGGTAGCCCCATCACCTCTCTGTTCAGGGAAGCCTGTAATTATCTCCCTCCGTCCTGTCCACACCTACATCCACCCTGCCCAAACCCGCCCTGTCtaccctccccaccccctccccaccccgTGCCCATTAGGGATTGCTAGGGCCCACTACCTTCCAATATCCACAGgcctgaagctggagattccagTCCCAACTCACCGTCATGATGGACATTCAGAATTTGTAACACATCCTCCGCAGATCCTCCACCCTCACCCTAACATCACACTCAGCCCAGAGTTACTCCGGCCCTCCATATcaccagcagtagcagtagtccGGCTACAGGCAGACACCAACACCCTAGCCAGTGCCATATACACCACTCTGTCCCAAACCACAACATATAGGTCCCAGGAACCTGTTTGTTCTGCATTAAACAGTGGCAATAGAAATACCCTAACGTCTGAACATAACAGCCACCTGGTCAAGACTCTGCCTGTAAGCATTAAGAGGTTGTCTGAGACTCTGCTACCAGTCAGCCAGTTGACTCTGCCTCCAGGCAACCACTTGGCTTTGCCTCTGCCCCCAGGCAGCCAGTTGTGGTCTGAGGAGGGCTGTAGATCTTCAGGCTCAGGAAGCTACAAGCGCATGTTATCCCCTTCAAACAGTGTCGATTTTAGCCCTGAGTCTAAACAGCAGCAGAAACGAgtgaaggaggaagaagaggagagttgTGTAGGAAACGTAATCGCAGAAACATCATCAAAAGAAGAAAAGGTTGAGATTCCAACATGTTTACCGAGGGTGTGTACTCCCATAAGTCCAGAAGGACCTTCATATCCAACCCTCCAGTCCACCACCTCTCACAGCTGGTGTTATCTGAACTACGTCAAGCCAAACCCCTCCACCTCGACTGACCAGCCCTCAGTGTACTCCTCCTGGTCTACCAGCGAGTATGACTCCAACCCTCCAGGCCTCTCCACCAAGACAGCCCTGTCCCTGTTGGACTGCAAGCAGAGGGTCAGCTACACCATCTATACCATGTCTCCCATGTCATCCACCCCGGCAGAGACCACACCAGAGCCTGCCGACATGAAGACGCCATGCCCTTCTGAG GTACATGCCACTCTGCCCGGCGACAGCCACCGTGTTGAGACAACAGAGCAAGAGCAGTCCGCAGAGGACAAGGAGCCAAAGAAAGaacgagaggaggaggaagagaaggaagagaaggaaaaagaAGAGGAAGCCCAGTCAACCAGCAAATGTAGAGAACCTCCACCTCGAATCTGGATCTGTGAGGGAGG CTACAGGTCTAGTGAGGAGTACGTGTACGTGCGGGGTCGAGGCAGAGGCAGATATGTGTGTGAGGAGTGTGGCATCCGCTGTAAGAAGCCTAGTATGCTGCATAAACATATCCGCCTGCACACTGACTCACGACCCTACGTCTGCAAGCATTGCAACTTTGCCTTCAAAACCAAAG GGAACCTGACTAAACACATGAAGTCCAAGGCCCATGGGAAGAAATGCCATGACGGGCCAATGACTGGCTCTTCCCTGGAAGAGGCTGAGGAAG GAGGCAGTGAAGACTGCTTAGTCTGGCCAGAAACAGGACAGGGCGAGCACCAACACTCTGACGTCAGCGAAACTGAAGAAGACGACGATGACAACGAgtatgatgatgaagatgatgatggtgAAGAGGAGTCCTGGTCCCATGAAGACCCTTCCTCCACAAGCCACCTGAAGCCACCCAAACCCCCAAACCAGAACAGAACCACACCAGACCGGGACAGGACCAGACCATCTGGGTcaagccagcccagccagcctcagAGGCTGAATCCCCAGGAGCCAAGCCTCTGTTACCTTGCTGGTTCCCCCAGCAAGAAGAGAGCTCTGTTCTCCCGGAGGAGGCACCTGGACTGCGCTGGTCACCGCTCCCCACGCCACTGTCCATCACCAACcctatctccatctccatctcatcGCCTGTCCtcatctccagccccagccctatctccatctccatctccatctcatcgcctgtcctcatctccagcgccAGCCCTATCTCCATCTCCATCATCGCCTGTCCtcatctccagccccagccctatctccatctccatctcatcGCCTGTCCtcatctccagccccagccctatctccatctccatctcattGCCTGTCCtcatctccagcccca gtTGTCATGTCTCCCCCTCCTTAGAGAGACATCCGTCCTCCCTAAGAGGCCTCTCACCTATCAGGCCCAAGTCCCCCAGTAGTGGCTCCTCTGCCCCTCAG ATGCAGAGCTACTCTGTTCAGGAGGATGACGAGCTGcgtccccctctcctgtcccccaGGACTAGACCATCCCGAGGGGGCCAAGGGGGTGTCCTCAGCCACCTGCCTCTCCACTCCCAGCAGCTAGCCAGGACCGCCAACCTGCTGATCCCCATTGGGGGGATCCACATGGTACAGCCCAGGACCAGTCCACTCTACAGCTTGGTGACTAGCCCTGTGGCAGCAAAGGACACTCCTACTCCGGCAAGGATGGACCAGTCCATGACAGCCCAGAACACCCCTACCCCTTCAGAGATGGACCGGTCCAGGATCAGGAGAGCTGGACTGGACGAAGTGCCACTTAGTTGGCCTTCATCATTGAAGGACCATCAGAACAGTCTGAAAGAGGCTGCTAGGCCTAGCACTAGCATGCACACCAGTTACCAGGGCAAcagggtaggagagggagaggccgGGGCCAAGTGCAGACAGTCAACACCTCTCCCAGACAAGGCAG TGTTGGTCCCTCACTAG